DNA sequence from the Maridesulfovibrio frigidus DSM 17176 genome:
TCATACGAGTATTTTGAAGACGGAATGCTTATAATTGAAGATGGAAAAGTTGTGGCTGCCGGGGAAGCTCCAAAGCTAATTGAAACGCTGGCCGATGGTACTACAATTATTGACCACGGTGATCAGTTGATAATGCCGGGCTTTATTGACACTCATGCTCATTCTCCACAGGCAGGTGCTATAGCTGGTTACGGAGAACAATTGCTAGAGTGGCTGAAAGGGTATATTTTCCCTAGCGAGGAAAAATTTTCTGATCCTGTACATGCTCGTACTGGGGCTGCTTTTTTTCTGGATGAGCTGCTGAGAAATGGAACTACCACGGCGTCCCTTTATTCTTCATCGCACAAGGAAGCTACGGACATTCTTTTTCAGGAAGCTGAGGCTAGGAATATGCGCATCATTGCAGGGAAGTCGCTTTCGGACCGCGATGTGCCTGAGGGGCTTCGTGATACGCCGGATTCAGCTTATGAAGACTCAAAAGAACTAATAGAAAAATGGAATGGAAAAGGGCGGCTCTTGTACGCCATCACTCCGCGTTTTGCTCCAACTTCTACTAAAGAAGAACTTGAAGTTGCTGGTCGTCTAAAGAGAGAATATCCGGATCTGTATATGCAGACTCATTTAGCTGAGAACCTCCATGAAGTTGAGCTTGTAAAATCACTTTTCCCTGAATCGAAGGATTATCTTGATGTTTATGATCATTATGGCCTGCTCGGAAAACGTACCATCTTTGGGCATAGTGTCCACCTTTCGGATAGGGAGTTTGAGCGCATAGCGGAAACAGGTTCTGTCGCATCATGGTGTCCTACATCTAACTTTTTTCTCGGCAGTGGTATTTTCGATTACGCACGGGCAAAGCGTATGAATGCCATGATAGCAATGGGTACG
Encoded proteins:
- the guaD gene encoding guanine deaminase, whose translation is MTTVTAHRGAIFHYKDDANLQNAADSYEYFEDGMLIIEDGKVVAAGEAPKLIETLADGTTIIDHGDQLIMPGFIDTHAHSPQAGAIAGYGEQLLEWLKGYIFPSEEKFSDPVHARTGAAFFLDELLRNGTTTASLYSSSHKEATDILFQEAEARNMRIIAGKSLSDRDVPEGLRDTPDSAYEDSKELIEKWNGKGRLLYAITPRFAPTSTKEELEVAGRLKREYPDLYMQTHLAENLHEVELVKSLFPESKDYLDVYDHYGLLGKRTIFGHSVHLSDREFERIAETGSVASWCPTSNFFLGSGIFDYARAKRMNAMIAMGTDIGGGTSFSMLVTLSEAYKGTAIRAETKLSAFDAFYLITYGGARALSLENSIGNFSPGKEADFVVLDLESTPLLRYRMEYTKTLAERLFVLMTLGDDRAVAKTYVAGLEHVSK